A window of Papilio machaon chromosome 1, ilPapMach1.1, whole genome shotgun sequence contains these coding sequences:
- the LOC106719894 gene encoding LOW QUALITY PROTEIN: transport and Golgi organization protein 6 homolog (The sequence of the model RefSeq protein was modified relative to this genomic sequence to represent the inferred CDS: substituted 1 base at 1 genomic stop codon), giving the protein NEKYLXSDIPDKICSPNMKYLYDSGSVLMLLYNVDTNSKDKYTIFISKKTFLHKIFKEIDDLASYIKNDDTVLISVKNQKLLRTCFQLIVSLGISPCLVPGLGISLSKRSTLAATLPATDLSDEQKYELLTECTDFFVRSYSIPVLKNIIISFHLSDYLAALIQLSFAPLKKPGVYTNFTMTREMYDKLNLDRKKYIKVYDHLVSNCFQPILMKELLVLQNVTDKTPPAFVKRIITKELSCRLIAPGGLLSLIRCFMDSLEIDSGIEWKKIDIICKLIATKHGDICNDEYVQNICNQLKQILVLNNTKYLTTAIACLITLIEKYPESGAVTALTKDVFDSFNFENVSESYLPGTIIFTTQQIEHKIQTYHSALSLSNQEIIIKLITPNIPVLFLIGMKCTNEGIKNKLNEILTKCMEKMDENEIPAFLKLLLFGDTTLSKVTVEEFQAGLILKAINNNTYPLDDALFYFIELFKKTSDYNFNQAVLETSLQMVIEFSVRRNEVMEPLLAPEDEPILLSDLNRQYINILQLLSVISESSKINECLKKSPQTVFNFIEYFLQENKNNSECETIALILLNTILPNINDLKLTIRLKKLIPILEKISNDELNTNSILYNEAILLINGGRINKSNSAYEKAVSNAFDNLLPTRGHGIIELTKLIDKQDVETISKRHLVFCLFQEHLKDADSYIYLAAINGIASLAMHCSEDVLNVLCKEFLNISTTFGGIETRKMQNKTQEMRLKIGDIIVKVTKRLGDMSIVHKTILLNTMLTACRDHDPLIRASALSNLAEIALVLHYRIGSIIYEVLLCIVSIIETDRAMECRRAAVVVISSLLKGLGKETLIELKEHLLPLYRTLNKLYKDPNEDHAVKLHAQTALEELNDIVYQFLLPNIDMEKPFSLLDEPKEIIYK; this is encoded by the exons AACGAAAAGTACTTGTAATCTGACATTCCAGATAAAATTTGTTCCcctaatatgaaatatttgt ATGATTCTGGGTCCGTTCTAATGTTACTATACAATGTCGATACAAATAGTAAAGATAAGTATACCATTTTTATCTCCAAAAAGACttttcttcataaaatttttaaggaaatagaTGATTTAGcatcttatattaaaaacgatGATACTGTGCTTATTAGTGTGAAGAATCAAAAGCTATTGAGAACTTGCTTTCAGCTAATTGTTTCTCTTGGCATTTCACCATGTTTGGTGCCCGGATTGGGTATCAGTTTATCTAAAAGATCAACATTAGCAGCCACATTACCTGCTACTGATTTATCAGATGAGCAAAAGTATGAATTACTAACCGAGTGTACAGATTTCTTTGTAAGAAGTTATTCTATACCAgttttaaagaatataataatcaGTTTTCATTTATCAGACTACTTAGCTGCATTAATTCAGCTTTCTTTTGCTCCATTAAAAAAGCCAGgagtttatacaaattttacaatgaCACGAGAAATGtatgacaaattaaatttagatagAAAGAAATATATCAAAGTCTACGATCATTTAGTGAGCAATTGCTTTCAACCTATACTTATGAAGGAACTTTTAGTGTTACAAAATGTAACAGATAAGACACCTCCTGCATTTGTTAAAAGAATTATCACAAAAGAGTTGAGTTGTCGGCTTATTGCACCTGGAGGTTTGCTAAGTCTAATCAGATGTTTTATGGATAGTTTAGAAATTGACTCAGGAATAGAATGgaaaaaaattgacataatTTGCAAATTGATTGCAACAAAACATGGTGACATTTGCAACGAtgaatatgtacaaaatatttgtaaccaATTAAAGCAAAttcttgtattaaataatacaaaatacttgACAACTGCAATAGCCTgtctaataactttaatagaaAAGTATCCGGAATCAGGAGCAGTTACAGCTTTAACAAAAGATGTTTTtgattcatttaattttgaaaatgtatcTGAATCATATTTACCAggaacaataatatttacaacacAACAAATAGAacacaaaatacaaacatatcaTTCTGCTTTAAGTTTATCAAAtcaagaaattataataaaacttattactcCAAATATACCTGTATTATTTCTAATTGGTATGAAATGTACCAAtgaaggaataaaaaataaattaaatgagattTTAACTAAATGTATGGAGAAAATggatgaaaatgaaataccTGCATTTCTGAAATTGCTTTTATTTGGTGATACAACTTTATCAAAGGTTACAGTTGAAGAATTTCAAgcaggtttaattttaaaagcaataaataataatacttatcCTCTAGATGATgcacttttttactttatagaattattcaaaaagacatctgattataattttaatcaagcTGTTTTAGAAACATCTTTACAAATGGTAATTGAGTTTAGTGTGAGGAGAAATGAAGTAATGGAACCTCTTTTAGCACCAGAAGATGAACCAATTTTACTAAGTGATTTAAACAgacaatatattaatattcttcAATTGTTATCTGTGATATCGGaatcatcaaaaataaatgaatgtttgaaaaaatcaCCTCAAactgttttcaattttatagaatattttcttcaggaaaataaaaataatagtgaaTGTGAAACCATTGCTTTGATTCTGTTGAACACAATTTTACCAAACATTAATGATTTGAAATTAActattagattaaaaaaattaattccaatattagaaaaaatatctaatgATGAGTTAAACACTaacagtattttatataacgaagcaatattactaataaatgGTGGTAggattaataaaagtaattcagCTTATGAAAAAGCCGTGTCAAATGCTTTTGACAATTTATTACCTACAAGAGGTCATGGTATTATAGAACtcacaaaattaattgataaacaaGATGTGGAAACAATATCCAAACGTCATTtggttttttgtttatttcag GAACATTTGAAAGATGCAGATTCATATATATACTTGGCTGCAATAAATGGTATCGCCTCGTTAGCTATGCATTGCTCTGAAGATGTACTAAATGTGTTATGCAAagaatttcttaatatttccACTACATTTGGAGGTATCGAAACCagaaaaatgcaaaataaaacacaagagATGAGATTAAAAATAGGTGATATAATTGTGAAGGTAACTAAAAGACTTG GAGATATGAGTATAGTTCATAAAACAATTCTATTGAATACAATGTTGACGGCGTGCAGAGATCACGATCCCTTGATTAGGGCATCTGCGTTATCCAACTTAGCTGAGATAGCTTTGGTTTTGCATTATAGGATTGGCTCCATCATTTATGAG GTTTTGCTTTGCATTGTGAGCATAATAGAGACAGACAGAGCTATGGAATGCAGGAGGGCGGCTGTTGTGGTCATATCAAGTTTACTTAAAGGCCTGGGGAAGGAAACATTGATCGAATTGAAAGAACACTTGCTCCCTCTATACAGgacattaaataaactatataaagaCCCGAATGAAGATCATGCAGTGAAACTTCACGCACAAACTGCTCTTGAAGAACTCAATGATATTGTTTATCAGTTTTTACTTCCTAATATTGATATGGAGAAACCATTTTCACTTTTAGATGAgccaaaagaaattatttacaaataa
- the LOC106719938 gene encoding NEDD8, with the protein MLIKVKTLTGKEIEIDIEPTDKVERIKERVEEKEGIPPQQQRLIFSGKQMNDEKTAQDYKVQGGSVLHLVLALRGGE; encoded by the exons ATGCTTATCAAGGTCAAG ACACTCACAGGCAAAGAGATTGAAATAGACATAGAACCAACAGATAAAGTGGAGAGGATTAAAGAAAGGGTTGAAGAAAAAGAAGGCATTCCACCGCAACAACAGCGGCTTATTTTTTCCGGTAAACAAAT GAATGATGAGAAAACAGCGCAAGATTACAAAGTACAAGGTGGATCAGTGCTGCATTTGGTGTTAGCTCTGCGAGGGGGAGAGTGA